From Mycolicibacterium nivoides, a single genomic window includes:
- a CDS encoding ABC transporter permease, which yields MTATAAARPSAPPRTATSPFTGTATLLRLALRRDRVRLSVWLGVLTLMMVYAPNAIRLAYPGEEQRLARVNLLKTPAGMMLGGPMFGANETDLGVMMANELTLTLTIATSILAILTVIRHTRAEEENGSAELVLSSVVGRYARTAAALILVGGLNAVLALTMTLAMASTGFAIVDTAAMCLGITGVAMVFGAVAAVTAQLWRQARTASGAAMATLALAALVRGAGDVIDNSGSVLSWFSPIAWAQQMRPFTDLRWWPFGLLVVLAVALMAVAAVLERRRQYDAGTIASAGEKPDAPTITGPLRLHLTLQRGQTIGWAVGLFMAGLVFGSMTKALLDAAKTNELIARLLSTTGNDGIYTTMTQFLAAAATAYVASAVLRVYTDEQNGLGEPVLAGAVSRRRWLLGAVACALAGAAVLMFCAGLGNGLGAGLTLGEPGTVARLTLAALAYLPALAVVAAIAALAVALRAPWIAWLAVTFVITALYLGALLRLPRWLIELSPVGQTTVPSQFPAMALVVMLIAATALAAVAGWIYRNRDAV from the coding sequence ATGACGGCAACCGCTGCGGCCCGGCCGTCGGCCCCGCCACGCACGGCCACCTCACCGTTCACCGGTACCGCGACGCTGTTGCGGCTGGCACTGCGCCGTGACCGGGTACGCCTCAGCGTGTGGCTGGGCGTACTGACGCTGATGATGGTGTACGCCCCCAACGCAATTCGGTTGGCCTACCCGGGTGAGGAGCAGAGACTGGCCAGGGTCAACCTGCTCAAGACGCCGGCCGGGATGATGCTCGGCGGCCCCATGTTCGGCGCCAATGAGACCGACCTCGGCGTGATGATGGCCAACGAGCTGACGCTCACGCTGACCATCGCGACCTCGATCCTGGCGATTCTCACCGTGATTCGTCATACCCGGGCCGAGGAGGAGAACGGCAGTGCCGAACTGGTGCTCTCCTCGGTGGTGGGTCGCTACGCCCGGACCGCCGCGGCCCTGATCCTGGTCGGCGGTCTCAACGCCGTTCTCGCGCTCACCATGACCTTGGCCATGGCCTCCACGGGCTTCGCAATCGTCGACACCGCTGCGATGTGCCTGGGCATCACCGGGGTGGCCATGGTCTTCGGTGCCGTCGCCGCGGTGACCGCACAGCTCTGGCGGCAGGCCCGCACGGCGTCGGGCGCGGCGATGGCGACGCTGGCTCTGGCCGCACTGGTCCGCGGGGCCGGTGACGTGATCGACAACTCGGGCAGCGTCCTGAGCTGGTTCTCCCCGATCGCCTGGGCACAGCAGATGCGGCCGTTCACCGACCTGCGCTGGTGGCCGTTCGGTTTGTTGGTCGTCCTGGCCGTCGCGTTGATGGCCGTGGCCGCGGTGCTGGAGCGTCGTCGCCAATACGACGCGGGCACCATCGCATCCGCGGGCGAGAAGCCCGACGCCCCCACCATCACCGGCCCGCTGCGGCTGCACCTCACGCTGCAACGGGGCCAGACGATCGGCTGGGCGGTCGGATTGTTCATGGCCGGGCTGGTATTCGGCTCTATGACGAAGGCGCTGCTGGACGCGGCCAAGACCAACGAGTTGATCGCCCGGCTGCTCTCCACGACCGGCAACGACGGCATCTACACGACCATGACCCAGTTCCTCGCCGCAGCTGCCACCGCCTACGTCGCATCGGCTGTGCTGCGGGTGTACACCGACGAGCAGAACGGGCTGGGCGAGCCGGTGCTGGCCGGGGCGGTGTCGCGCCGGCGCTGGCTGTTGGGCGCGGTCGCCTGCGCGCTGGCGGGAGCGGCGGTCCTGATGTTCTGCGCCGGGCTGGGCAACGGACTGGGCGCCGGACTGACGTTGGGAGAGCCGGGTACGGTCGCTCGCCTCACCCTGGCCGCGCTCGCCTATCTGCCCGCGCTCGCCGTGGTGGCCGCGATCGCGGCGCTGGCCGTGGCGCTGCGTGCGCCGTGGATCGCCTGGCTGGCAGTCACATTCGTGATCACCGCGTTGTACCTCGGAGCGCTGCTGCGCCTGCCGCGCTGGCTGATCGAGCTGTCCCCGGTGGGCCAGACCACCGTGCCGAGCCAGTTCCCCGCCATGGCGCTGGTGGTGATGCTCATCGCCGCAACGGCTTTGGCGGCCGTTGCGGGCTGGATCTATCGCAACCGCGACGCGGTGTGA
- the sigE gene encoding RNA polymerase sigma factor SigE: MSEICDQEDPTSANAVTSNPAAQAAPVTMAHLEQFTTGEWVEPSDELTGTAVFDATGDQAAMPSWDELVRQHADRVYRLAYRLSGNQHDAEDLTQETFIRVFRSVQNYQPGTFEGWLHRITTNLFLDMVRRRGRIRMEALPEDYDRVPADDPNPEQIYHDSRLGADLQAALDSLAPEFRAAVVLCDIEGLSYEEIGATLGVKLGTVRSRIHRGRQALREYLAKNSPETAKSA, from the coding sequence ATGAGTGAAATCTGTGATCAGGAGGATCCGACGAGCGCGAACGCTGTTACCTCGAACCCGGCCGCCCAGGCCGCCCCGGTGACCATGGCACATCTGGAGCAGTTCACCACCGGTGAATGGGTCGAGCCGTCCGATGAACTGACCGGTACGGCGGTATTCGACGCCACCGGCGACCAGGCCGCGATGCCGTCATGGGACGAACTGGTGCGCCAACACGCGGACCGCGTCTACCGTCTGGCCTATCGCCTCTCGGGTAACCAGCACGATGCCGAGGACCTGACGCAGGAGACCTTCATCCGGGTGTTCCGCTCGGTGCAGAACTACCAGCCGGGAACCTTCGAGGGGTGGTTGCACCGCATCACCACCAACCTGTTCCTGGACATGGTCCGCCGCCGTGGCCGCATCCGCATGGAAGCGCTGCCCGAGGACTACGACCGGGTGCCGGCCGATGACCCGAACCCCGAGCAGATCTACCACGACTCGCGGCTGGGAGCCGATCTCCAGGCCGCCCTGGACTCGCTGGCCCCGGAATTCCGCGCCGCGGTGGTCCTGTGTGACATCGAGGGTCTGTCCTACGAAGAAATCGGCGCCACGTTGGGCGTGAAGCTCGGCACCGTGCGCAGCCGCATTCACCGCGGTCGGCAGGCGTTGCGCGAGTACCTGGCGAAGAACTCGCCGGAAACCGCCAAATCCGCCTAG
- a CDS encoding methyltransferase family protein: protein MKLALQTIASGVLGLVFFAATLFWPAGTFHYWQAWVFIAVFMATTVVPSMYLAVRDPAALQRRLHGGPTAETRIVQKIVIWAVTGSAVAAFVLSALDHRFGWSSVPTAVVVLGNVLVAVGLILAQTVVFQNSFAGASIQVEDEQQLVSTGLYGLVRHPMYFGAVLMMFGTPLALGSYWALLVSIVSIPVFGIRITDEEKMLRAELDGYDEYAQKVRYRLLPYLW from the coding sequence ATGAAACTCGCACTTCAGACAATCGCATCGGGCGTGCTCGGCCTGGTGTTCTTCGCCGCCACGCTGTTCTGGCCGGCAGGCACGTTCCACTACTGGCAGGCCTGGGTTTTCATCGCCGTGTTCATGGCCACCACCGTGGTGCCGAGCATGTACCTGGCGGTCAGGGACCCCGCGGCCCTGCAACGGCGCCTGCACGGTGGGCCGACCGCGGAAACGCGCATCGTCCAGAAGATCGTCATCTGGGCGGTCACGGGCTCGGCCGTCGCGGCGTTCGTCCTCAGCGCCCTCGATCACCGGTTCGGCTGGTCCAGCGTGCCGACCGCGGTGGTCGTCCTCGGCAACGTCCTGGTCGCGGTCGGCCTCATCCTGGCGCAGACGGTGGTCTTCCAGAACAGCTTCGCCGGCGCCAGCATTCAGGTAGAGGACGAACAGCAACTCGTCTCGACGGGTCTCTACGGGCTGGTGCGTCACCCGATGTACTTCGGCGCGGTGTTGATGATGTTCGGCACACCGCTGGCGCTGGGGTCCTACTGGGCTCTGCTCGTGTCCATCGTCTCGATACCGGTGTTCGGGATACGGATCACCGACGAGGAGAAGATGCTGCGCGCCGAACTCGACGGCTACGACGAGTACGCCCAGAAGGTCCGCTACCGGCTGTTGCCCTACCTGTGGTGA
- a CDS encoding O-methyltransferase, with product MVSSNPGRAEAIVTHAERSISEDEIVAAARERAEELGAGAVTPAVGALLSVLARLTGGRAVVEVGTGAGVSGLWLLSGMSDDGVLTTIDVEPEHQRIAKQGFTEAGVGPGRTRLISGRAQEVLTRLADASYDLVFIDAEPIDQPQFVAEGVRLLRSGGAIVLHRAALGGRAGDASANDAEVSAVREAARLIAEDERLTPVLIPLGDGLLAAARD from the coding sequence ATGGTCAGCTCCAACCCCGGTCGCGCCGAGGCGATCGTCACGCATGCCGAACGGTCGATCTCCGAGGACGAGATCGTCGCGGCTGCGCGTGAGCGGGCCGAAGAACTCGGCGCAGGTGCGGTCACTCCGGCCGTGGGAGCGCTGCTGAGCGTCCTCGCGCGGCTCACCGGGGGCCGGGCGGTGGTCGAGGTCGGCACCGGGGCCGGTGTGAGCGGGTTGTGGCTGTTGTCCGGCATGAGCGACGACGGCGTACTGACCACGATCGACGTCGAACCCGAGCATCAGCGCATCGCCAAGCAGGGTTTCACCGAGGCCGGCGTCGGCCCCGGACGGACCCGGCTGATCAGCGGGCGCGCCCAGGAGGTACTGACCCGCCTGGCCGACGCGTCCTACGACCTGGTGTTCATCGACGCCGAACCGATCGACCAGCCGCAGTTCGTGGCCGAAGGGGTGCGCCTGCTGCGTTCCGGCGGTGCGATCGTGCTGCACCGGGCCGCGCTGGGCGGCCGGGCCGGCGACGCCTCGGCCAACGACGCCGAGGTCAGCGCCGTGCGTGAAGCGGCCCGGCTCATCGCCGAGGACGAGCGTCTCACCCCGGTGCTGATCCCGTTGGGCGATGGCCTGCTGGCCGCCGCTCGCGACTGA
- a CDS encoding ABC transporter ATP-binding protein, whose product MKNSVEIRGLSKSFGHTKALDGLNLTVSPGDVTGFLGPNGAGKSTTIRVLLGLLRADGGTVRLLGGDPWRDAVALHRRIAYVPGDVTLWPNLTGMQAIDFLCRLRGNGVDTRRRDELIERFELDPHKKARTYSKGNRQKVAIVAAFSCHSELYILDEPTSGLDPLMEKAFQQCVAEVAGHGAAVLLSSHILAEVEKLCDNVTIIRSGRTVRSGTLAELRHLMRTKVIARTRSDGRALQNTPYVHDFTSHDGAVSFSVDRNDLEFALEHLTDLGIADLTVAPASLEDMFLREYQGATR is encoded by the coding sequence GTGAAGAACTCCGTCGAAATCCGCGGACTGTCAAAATCTTTCGGACACACCAAGGCGCTCGACGGGTTGAACCTGACCGTCTCCCCCGGCGACGTCACCGGCTTTCTCGGACCCAACGGCGCGGGCAAGTCCACCACGATCCGGGTGCTGCTGGGCCTGCTGCGCGCCGACGGGGGCACCGTGCGACTCCTGGGCGGCGACCCGTGGCGCGACGCGGTCGCCCTGCACCGCCGCATCGCCTACGTTCCAGGCGATGTCACGTTGTGGCCCAACCTGACCGGGATGCAGGCGATCGACTTCCTGTGCCGGCTGCGCGGCAACGGCGTCGACACCCGGCGCCGCGACGAACTGATCGAGCGGTTCGAACTGGACCCGCACAAGAAGGCCCGCACCTACTCCAAGGGCAACCGGCAAAAGGTCGCGATCGTCGCGGCGTTCAGTTGTCATTCCGAGCTCTATATTCTCGACGAGCCCACCTCGGGGCTCGATCCGTTGATGGAAAAGGCATTTCAGCAATGCGTCGCCGAGGTAGCCGGTCACGGCGCCGCAGTCCTGCTGTCCAGCCACATCCTGGCCGAAGTCGAGAAGCTCTGCGACAACGTGACGATCATCCGATCCGGACGCACGGTGCGGTCCGGGACCCTGGCCGAATTGCGGCACCTGATGCGCACCAAGGTCATCGCACGCACCCGCTCCGACGGCCGGGCACTGCAGAACACGCCCTACGTTCACGACTTCACCAGTCACGACGGGGCGGTGAGCTTCTCGGTGGACCGCAACGACCTCGAGTTCGCCCTCGAGCACCTCACCGATCTGGGCATCGCGGATCTCACGGTCGCGCCGGCCTCCCTGGAGGACATGTTCCTGCGCGAGTACCAGGGGGCGACCCGATGA
- a CDS encoding TetR/AcrR family transcriptional regulator: MRSVDDRTAMARIRDAAIEQYGQYGFSVGLRTIAEAAGVSAALVIHHFGSKEGLRKACDAHVAEVVREAKTESLRSSDPATWLAQMSEIESYAPLMAYLVRSMQSGSDLAKTFWRTMVDNAEEYLEEGVRTGVLKPSRDPRARARFMAICSGGGFLLYLQMHDDPTDLRRVLRDYGEDLMLPALELYTEGLMTDSTMYDAFLHQREQGIPFSSDPTTDTKEPA; encoded by the coding sequence ATGCGTTCAGTCGATGATCGAACAGCGATGGCCCGGATCCGCGACGCCGCGATCGAGCAGTACGGGCAATACGGATTCAGCGTGGGGCTGCGCACCATCGCCGAGGCCGCCGGCGTCAGTGCCGCCCTCGTGATCCACCACTTCGGTTCCAAGGAAGGCCTGCGCAAGGCCTGCGATGCCCATGTGGCCGAGGTGGTGCGCGAGGCCAAGACGGAGTCCCTGCGGAGCAGTGACCCGGCGACCTGGCTGGCCCAGATGTCCGAGATCGAGTCCTATGCGCCGCTGATGGCCTACCTGGTCCGCAGCATGCAGTCCGGCAGTGATCTGGCGAAGACGTTCTGGCGCACCATGGTCGACAACGCCGAGGAATACCTGGAAGAGGGTGTTCGCACCGGGGTACTCAAACCCAGCCGCGACCCGCGGGCCCGGGCGCGGTTCATGGCGATATGCAGCGGCGGCGGGTTCCTGCTGTACCTGCAGATGCATGACGACCCAACGGATCTGCGCCGGGTTCTGCGCGACTACGGCGAGGACCTGATGCTGCCCGCCCTTGAGCTCTACACCGAGGGCCTCATGACCGACTCGACGATGTACGACGCGTTCCTGCACCAACGCGAACAAGGCATTCCGTTCAGTTCCGATCCCACGACCGATACCAAGGAGCCAGCGTGA